From a single Nocardioides panacis genomic region:
- the orn gene encoding oligoribonuclease yields the protein MNDRLVWIDCEMTGLDLGADALIEVAALVTDFELNVLGDGVDVIVKPPPEALAQMDDFVRNMHVSSGLLDELDGGMTMAEAEERVLAYIKEHCPDGSRPPLAGNTVATDRSFLARDMPALESFLHYRIVDVSSIKELARRWYPRAYFNAPAKSGNHRALADIQESIEELRYYRAAVFVPAPGPDSDTAKGLAAEHGGSLTGAGGPGPTTG from the coding sequence GTGAACGACCGACTTGTGTGGATCGACTGTGAGATGACCGGGCTCGACCTCGGCGCCGACGCGCTCATCGAGGTCGCCGCCCTGGTGACCGACTTCGAGCTCAACGTGCTCGGCGACGGCGTGGACGTGATCGTCAAGCCGCCGCCGGAGGCGCTCGCGCAGATGGACGACTTCGTGCGCAACATGCACGTGTCCTCCGGGCTCCTCGACGAGCTCGACGGTGGGATGACGATGGCCGAGGCCGAGGAGAGGGTGCTCGCCTACATCAAGGAGCACTGCCCCGACGGCAGCCGGCCGCCGCTGGCCGGCAACACCGTCGCCACGGACCGGTCCTTCCTGGCCCGCGACATGCCGGCGCTCGAGTCGTTCCTGCACTACCGGATCGTGGACGTCTCCTCGATCAAGGAGCTGGCCCGCCGGTGGTACCCCCGTGCCTACTTCAACGCGCCCGCCAAGTCCGGCAACCACCGGGCGCTCGCGGACATCCAGGAGAGCATCGAGGAGCTCCGCTACTACCGCGCCGCGGTGTTCGTCCCGGCCCCCGGGCCGGACTCCGACACGGCCAAGGGGCTGGCCGCCGAGCACGGCGGCTCGCTCACCGGCGCGGGCGGCCCGGGTCCGACCACCGGCTGA
- a CDS encoding aminopeptidase has product MSADTDRIDSYAALVVHVGAHVQPGQEVLVSADVSHAPIARAVAEQAYAAGAARVLVEYHDPYVRRSALRHAPEAALTSSSRWELDRIDEWTTQGLAYIRLTGNPDPHVFDGIDPARTVLVSRELANRSREMMMSGQVQWTIVAAPNEGWATQVFGEPDLERLWEAVSVAMRLDAGGPEDVVEEWRRHRDRLGARARVLTDLGLDAVRYHGEGTDLTVGLIDDCVWTGGGLATSAGVAYMPNLPTEEVFTSPDRQRADGVIRTTRPLVLPGAGVLVEDLVVTFANGRIVDATASTGVEAVRAQLDSDEGARSLGEVSLVEGSSRVRAAGVTFHDTLFDENTGCHVAWGQGFPFCVPDGLSRSADELRALGLNFSAAHTDVVIGGPGVDVDGLTADGTVVPLVREDAWALPEA; this is encoded by the coding sequence ATGAGCGCCGATACCGACCGCATCGACTCCTACGCCGCCCTCGTCGTGCACGTGGGCGCCCACGTGCAGCCCGGCCAGGAGGTCCTGGTCTCGGCCGACGTGTCGCACGCCCCGATCGCCCGTGCCGTGGCCGAGCAGGCCTACGCGGCCGGCGCCGCGCGGGTCCTCGTGGAGTACCACGACCCCTACGTACGGCGGTCCGCCCTCCGGCACGCCCCCGAGGCGGCGCTGACGTCGTCGTCGCGCTGGGAGCTCGACCGCATCGACGAGTGGACCACCCAGGGACTCGCCTACATCCGGCTCACCGGCAACCCCGACCCGCACGTGTTCGACGGGATCGACCCGGCCCGCACGGTGCTGGTGAGCCGTGAGCTGGCGAACCGGAGCCGCGAGATGATGATGAGCGGCCAGGTGCAGTGGACGATCGTCGCGGCCCCCAACGAGGGCTGGGCGACCCAGGTGTTCGGCGAGCCGGACCTGGAGCGGCTGTGGGAGGCCGTGTCGGTGGCGATGCGGCTCGACGCGGGCGGTCCGGAGGACGTCGTCGAGGAGTGGCGCCGGCACCGGGACCGGCTCGGCGCCCGCGCCCGGGTGCTGACCGACCTCGGGCTGGACGCCGTGCGCTACCACGGCGAGGGCACCGACCTGACCGTCGGCCTGATCGACGACTGCGTCTGGACCGGCGGCGGCCTGGCCACGTCGGCGGGCGTGGCCTACATGCCCAACCTGCCGACCGAGGAGGTCTTCACCAGCCCGGACCGCCAGCGGGCCGACGGGGTGATCCGGACCACCCGGCCGCTCGTCCTGCCCGGGGCCGGCGTCCTGGTCGAGGACCTCGTGGTGACGTTCGCCAACGGCCGGATCGTGGACGCGACCGCGTCGACCGGGGTCGAGGCGGTCCGGGCCCAGCTCGACAGCGACGAGGGCGCCCGCAGCCTCGGCGAGGTGTCGCTGGTGGAGGGCTCCTCGCGGGTCCGGGCCGCCGGTGTCACGTTCCACGACACCCTGTTCGACGAGAACACCGGCTGCCACGTCGCCTGGGGCCAGGGCTTCCCGTTCTGCGTGCCCGACGGCCTGTCCCGCAGCGCCGACGAGCTGCGCGCCCTCGGCCTGAACTTCTCCGCGGCGCACACCGACGTGGTGATCGGTGGTCCGGGCGTCGACGTGGACGGCCTCACCGCCGACGGGACCGTCGTACCCCTGGTCCGCGAGGACGCCTGGGCGCTGCCCGAGGCCTGA
- a CDS encoding MauE/DoxX family redox-associated membrane protein encodes MRRTGAWAGLLARLVVGGVWVVAGVLKLPDPSENVRAVRAYQLLPESLVPVVGHALPVLEILVGLCLLAGLLTRGAAALSAVLLARLVVGGVWVVAGVLKLPDPSENVRAVRAYQLLPESLVPVVGHALPVLEILVGLCLLAGLLTRGAAALSAVLLVAFVVGIGSAWARGLSIECGCFGGGAGPAQNAAAKYPWEVARDVGLLALSAWLVWRPRTPLALDNRLLPA; translated from the coding sequence ATGCGTCGTACGGGTGCCTGGGCAGGGCTGCTGGCCAGGCTCGTCGTCGGTGGGGTGTGGGTGGTCGCGGGCGTCCTGAAGCTGCCGGACCCGAGCGAGAACGTTCGGGCGGTCCGGGCCTACCAGCTCCTCCCGGAGAGCCTCGTTCCCGTCGTCGGGCACGCGCTGCCGGTGCTGGAGATCCTCGTCGGGCTCTGCCTGCTGGCCGGGCTGCTGACGCGGGGCGCGGCCGCGCTGTCCGCCGTGCTGCTGGCCAGGCTCGTCGTCGGTGGGGTGTGGGTGGTCGCGGGCGTCCTGAAGCTGCCGGACCCGAGCGAGAACGTTCGGGCGGTCCGGGCCTACCAGCTCCTCCCGGAGAGCCTCGTTCCCGTCGTCGGGCACGCGCTGCCGGTGCTGGAGATCCTCGTCGGGCTCTGCCTGCTGGCCGGGCTGCTGACGCGGGGCGCGGCCGCGCTGTCCGCCGTGCTGCTGGTGGCGTTCGTCGTCGGCATCGGCTCGGCGTGGGCCCGCGGCCTGTCGATCGAGTGCGGCTGCTTCGGCGGGGGAGCGGGCCCGGCCCAGAACGCCGCCGCGAAGTACCCCTGGGAGGTCGCCCGGGACGTGGGCCTGCTGGCGCTCAGCGCCTGGCTGGTCTGGCGGCCGCGCACCCCGCTGGCGCTCGACAACCGGCTGCTGCCCGCCTGA
- a CDS encoding adenosine deaminase, whose translation MSDATPTPTSPHAAFVAGLPKAEIHVHHVGSASPRIVSELAARHPGTVPADLDALRDFYTFRDFGHFIEVYLAVVDLLREPEDIRLLTYEVATEMAAQNIRYAEMTLTPWTSVQAGVPIEAYVEAVEDGRVAAERDHGIRLRWVYDIPGESGLPSAVDTLGFALDHAPETLIGFGLGGPEVGVDRPQFKDVFDQARAAGLHSVPHAGETTGPQTVWDAIHVLGAERIGHGTSSVQDPELLAYLVEHGIPLEVCPTSNIATRAVDVLENHPLKQMYDAGVTVTINSDDPPMFGTTLNREYEIAADLLGLDEQGIADLAKNTVHASFLPAQEQAALAAEIDAYTAGTGPLAG comes from the coding sequence ATGTCCGACGCCACCCCCACCCCGACCTCTCCGCACGCCGCGTTCGTCGCGGGCCTGCCCAAGGCCGAGATCCACGTCCACCACGTCGGGTCCGCCTCGCCGCGGATCGTCTCCGAGCTGGCCGCGCGGCACCCCGGCACCGTGCCCGCCGACCTCGACGCGCTGCGCGACTTCTACACGTTCCGCGACTTCGGCCACTTCATCGAGGTCTACCTCGCCGTGGTCGACCTGCTCCGCGAGCCCGAGGACATCCGGCTGCTCACCTACGAGGTCGCCACCGAGATGGCCGCGCAGAACATCCGGTACGCCGAGATGACCCTGACGCCCTGGACCTCGGTGCAGGCCGGCGTCCCGATCGAGGCCTACGTCGAGGCGGTCGAGGACGGTCGGGTGGCGGCCGAGCGGGACCACGGCATCCGGCTGCGCTGGGTCTACGACATCCCGGGCGAGTCCGGCCTGCCGTCGGCCGTCGACACCCTCGGCTTCGCGCTCGACCACGCGCCCGAGACACTGATCGGCTTCGGTCTCGGCGGACCCGAGGTCGGCGTCGACCGGCCCCAGTTCAAGGACGTGTTCGACCAGGCCCGGGCGGCCGGGCTGCACAGCGTCCCGCACGCCGGGGAGACCACCGGTCCGCAGACCGTGTGGGACGCGATCCACGTGCTCGGCGCCGAGCGGATCGGGCACGGCACCTCCTCGGTGCAGGACCCGGAGCTCCTCGCCTACCTCGTCGAGCACGGCATCCCCCTCGAGGTCTGCCCGACCTCGAACATCGCCACCCGTGCGGTCGACGTGCTGGAGAACCACCCGCTCAAGCAGATGTACGACGCCGGGGTGACCGTGACGATCAACAGCGACGACCCGCCGATGTTCGGCACCACGCTGAACCGGGAGTACGAGATCGCCGCCGACCTGCTCGGCCTCGACGAGCAGGGCATCGCCGACCTCGCGAAGAACACGGTGCACGCGTCGTTCCTGCCCGCGCAGGAGCAGGCCGCGCTGGCCGCCGAGATCGACGCCTACACGGCCGGCACCGGGCCCTTGGCTGGGTGA
- a CDS encoding DsbA family protein, protein MAKRKSTATRRAESEAARSRAAAIRAEQERKERRRRTAVVSAVVVVVLALVLGIGYAVQSRRDTSTAAGTPPTGAVGYAVPAGPDSAPVKVAVYEDFLCPFCGQFEAASRDALEKQVEAGKVQLQYHVLSFLDGSTSTEYSSRAANALAVVLDTSGPEVAKKFHDLLFENQPAEGSAGLSDAKLVSLAVQAGAEASAVQKGIDDRTFAQWVKNVNDQASKDGVNSTPTVKIDGTVVKFTTTDELVSKVEKAVAAG, encoded by the coding sequence ATGGCCAAGAGGAAGTCCACCGCCACCCGCCGCGCCGAGTCGGAGGCGGCTCGGTCGCGCGCCGCCGCGATCCGGGCAGAGCAGGAGCGCAAGGAGCGGCGGCGGCGTACGGCGGTGGTGTCCGCGGTCGTGGTCGTCGTGCTCGCGCTGGTCCTCGGCATCGGGTACGCCGTCCAGTCCCGCCGCGACACCTCGACGGCGGCCGGCACCCCGCCGACGGGTGCGGTGGGGTACGCCGTGCCCGCCGGCCCGGACTCGGCCCCGGTGAAGGTCGCGGTCTACGAGGACTTCCTGTGCCCGTTCTGCGGCCAGTTCGAGGCGGCCAGCCGGGACGCGCTGGAGAAGCAGGTGGAGGCCGGCAAGGTGCAGCTGCAGTACCACGTGCTCAGCTTCCTGGACGGCAGCACCAGCACCGAGTACTCCAGCCGGGCCGCCAACGCGCTCGCCGTGGTGCTCGACACCTCCGGCCCCGAGGTCGCCAAGAAGTTCCACGACCTGCTCTTCGAGAACCAGCCGGCCGAGGGCAGCGCCGGTCTCAGCGACGCCAAGCTGGTCTCGCTCGCGGTCCAGGCCGGGGCCGAGGCGTCGGCGGTGCAGAAGGGGATCGACGACCGGACGTTCGCGCAGTGGGTCAAGAACGTCAACGACCAGGCCTCCAAGGACGGCGTGAACAGCACCCCCACGGTCAAGATCGACGGCACGGTCGTGAAGTTCACCACGACCGACGAGCTCGTCAGCAAGGTCGAGAAGGCGGTCGCGGCCGGCTGA
- a CDS encoding DMT family transporter gives MNALAVTLALLSAATFAISSSVQHQAAEKAPASAASVFALLGYLVRRPPWLVGQVLATCAFALHASALHAGPIAVVQPIVVSGIVWAVPARAAISRRLPSLSELRAVLVTALGLAVFLVASDPTEGEPAGLGAGTVALAAVGVVVALAANVAAGRVGDDPRRKAFFLGCVGGVLFGLVAGFMKLALQELNDGGVDAMLTAWPTYALLLVGAGGVLTNQRAYRTAGLSASMPALNIVNGLTSLVFGFTVFSEVPRHSPLFLVIEVGALACMAVGLWMLMRFEEAHQRVTQPELAHD, from the coding sequence GTGAACGCGCTCGCGGTGACCCTCGCCCTGCTGAGCGCTGCGACGTTCGCGATCTCCTCCTCGGTGCAGCACCAGGCCGCCGAGAAGGCGCCCGCCTCGGCGGCCAGCGTGTTCGCGCTGCTCGGCTACCTGGTCCGCCGTCCGCCGTGGCTGGTCGGCCAGGTGCTCGCCACCTGCGCATTCGCGCTGCACGCGAGCGCGCTGCACGCCGGCCCGATCGCCGTGGTCCAGCCGATCGTGGTCAGCGGCATCGTCTGGGCGGTGCCCGCGCGGGCGGCGATCAGCCGCCGGCTGCCCTCGCTGAGCGAGCTGCGGGCCGTGCTGGTCACCGCCCTCGGTCTCGCGGTGTTCCTGGTCGCCTCCGACCCCACGGAGGGCGAGCCCGCGGGTCTCGGTGCGGGAACCGTCGCGCTCGCCGCTGTCGGCGTGGTGGTCGCGCTCGCCGCGAACGTGGCCGCCGGGCGGGTGGGCGACGACCCGCGTCGCAAGGCCTTCTTCCTCGGCTGCGTGGGCGGCGTGCTGTTCGGGCTGGTGGCCGGCTTCATGAAGCTCGCCCTCCAGGAGCTCAACGACGGCGGCGTGGACGCGATGCTGACCGCCTGGCCGACGTACGCGCTGCTGCTGGTCGGCGCCGGAGGCGTGCTCACCAACCAGCGGGCCTACCGCACCGCCGGTCTCTCGGCGTCGATGCCGGCGCTGAACATCGTCAACGGGCTCACCTCGCTGGTCTTCGGGTTCACGGTGTTCTCCGAGGTCCCGCGCCACTCGCCGCTGTTCCTGGTCATCGAGGTCGGGGCGCTGGCCTGCATGGCCGTCGGGCTGTGGATGCTGATGCGGTTCGAGGAGGCGCACCAGCGCGTCACCCAGCCGGAGCTCGCCCACGACTGA
- a CDS encoding anti-sigma factor yields MSTDLHTLSGAYAVDALSAEEAQAFDTHLEECQACRDEVRELQEAAAMMGASEARAAPPALKARVLAAADQLPQLPPKVTSLDAAPSRRWTARVLSAAAAVVLVVAAGFAVSQNRPDQPSITASTATVFAAQDAHTKTVKTDRGSLTVATSPSLGRMAVQTDGLQKLPTSRAYQMWTIHAGTATSAGLIENLKAGKVMSMPSAGTTVAITVEPAGGSTEPTSKPIVTVDPEQV; encoded by the coding sequence ATGAGCACCGATCTGCACACGCTCTCGGGTGCCTACGCCGTCGACGCGCTGAGCGCCGAGGAGGCCCAGGCATTCGACACCCACCTGGAGGAGTGCCAGGCCTGCCGCGACGAGGTCCGCGAGCTGCAGGAGGCCGCGGCCATGATGGGCGCCAGCGAGGCGCGTGCCGCCCCGCCGGCTCTCAAGGCCCGGGTGCTCGCCGCCGCCGACCAGCTCCCGCAGCTGCCGCCGAAGGTGACCTCCCTCGACGCCGCGCCCAGCCGTCGGTGGACGGCGCGGGTGCTGTCCGCGGCCGCCGCGGTCGTCCTGGTCGTCGCCGCGGGCTTCGCGGTCAGCCAGAACCGTCCGGACCAGCCGAGCATCACCGCCTCGACCGCCACGGTCTTCGCGGCGCAGGATGCCCACACCAAGACGGTGAAGACCGACCGCGGCTCGCTCACGGTCGCCACGTCACCCAGCCTGGGCCGGATGGCGGTGCAGACCGACGGCCTGCAGAAGCTGCCCACGAGCCGGGCCTACCAGATGTGGACCATCCACGCCGGCACGGCGACCTCGGCCGGCCTGATCGAGAACCTCAAGGCCGGCAAGGTGATGTCCATGCCGAGCGCCGGTACGACGGTCGCGATCACGGTCGAGCCGGCCGGCGGGTCGACCGAGCCCACGAGCAAGCCCATCGTCACGGTCGACCCCGAGCAGGTCTGA
- a CDS encoding aldo/keto reductase, with translation MSDMTYRPLGPSGLMVSTIGLGTNAFGSRIDEQQSRTVVDAAIDAGVTLFDTSDTYGTGASEEVLGRALGSRRDDVVLATKFGMDMGGANGPDWGARASRRYVRRAVEASLRRLGTDHIDLYQLHQPDLVTPVEETLEALTELVTEGKVRYVGCSNFAAWEVVDAHWTATTAGLRPFVSAQNEYSLYNRAAEEELLPALSHLGMSLIAYFPLAYGLLTGKYRRGEDAPAGSRLGADNQAHRLAGADWDRIEALQAYADERGVGLLDVALGGLAGQPSVGSVIAGATRPEQVVANVRAGLWEPTAEDLVALAEVNAGRGAGMTHASFTRG, from the coding sequence ATGAGCGACATGACCTACCGCCCTCTCGGCCCCAGCGGCCTGATGGTCTCCACCATCGGCCTCGGCACCAACGCCTTCGGCTCCCGCATCGACGAGCAGCAGTCCCGGACCGTCGTCGACGCCGCGATCGACGCCGGCGTGACGCTGTTCGACACCTCGGACACCTACGGCACCGGCGCGAGCGAGGAGGTGCTCGGCCGCGCCCTGGGCAGCCGCCGCGACGACGTGGTGCTGGCCACCAAGTTCGGCATGGACATGGGCGGCGCGAACGGGCCGGACTGGGGAGCGCGGGCGTCGCGGCGCTACGTGCGCCGGGCGGTCGAGGCCAGCCTGCGCCGGCTCGGCACCGACCACATCGACCTCTACCAGCTGCACCAGCCCGACCTGGTCACGCCCGTCGAGGAGACCCTCGAGGCGCTGACCGAGCTCGTCACCGAGGGCAAGGTGCGGTACGTCGGCTGCTCGAACTTCGCGGCCTGGGAGGTCGTCGACGCCCACTGGACGGCGACGACGGCCGGCCTGCGCCCGTTCGTGTCCGCGCAGAACGAGTACTCGCTCTACAACCGGGCCGCCGAGGAGGAGCTGCTGCCGGCCCTGTCGCACCTGGGGATGAGCCTGATCGCCTACTTCCCGCTGGCCTACGGCCTGCTCACCGGGAAGTACCGCCGCGGCGAGGACGCCCCCGCCGGCAGCCGCCTCGGCGCGGACAACCAGGCGCACCGGCTCGCGGGCGCCGACTGGGACCGCATCGAGGCGCTGCAGGCCTACGCCGACGAACGCGGCGTGGGCCTCCTCGACGTCGCCCTGGGCGGCCTCGCCGGCCAGCCGTCGGTGGGCAGCGTGATCGCCGGTGCCACCCGGCCCGAGCAGGTCGTGGCCAACGTCCGCGCCGGGCTGTGGGAGCCCACGGCCGAGGATCTGGTCGCCCTGGCCGAGGTCAATGCGGGCCGCGGAGCGGGCATGACGCACGCCTCGTTCACCCGCGGCTGA
- the sigK gene encoding ECF RNA polymerase sigma factor SigK, with protein sequence MSEPGLRLVPAHGGADVEALVGRVALGDSRAFEALYDELSSAVFGLARRVVRDPARAEDVTQEVFLEVWRKAARFDSGLGKAKTWVMTIAHRRAVDAVRRNESQKRQDVRSMPDEVSHDEPADTLIAAEEHGAVRECMETLTDLQLESVRLAYFNGYTYSEVASLLDKPLPTIKTRMRDGLIRLRDCLEGQR encoded by the coding sequence ATGTCCGAGCCGGGTCTGAGACTGGTGCCTGCTCACGGCGGCGCCGACGTGGAGGCGCTGGTGGGTCGCGTCGCACTGGGCGACTCCCGTGCCTTCGAGGCCCTGTACGACGAGCTGTCCTCGGCCGTGTTCGGGCTCGCCCGCCGCGTGGTGCGCGATCCCGCCCGGGCCGAGGACGTGACGCAGGAGGTCTTCCTCGAGGTCTGGCGCAAGGCGGCCCGGTTCGACAGCGGGCTGGGCAAGGCGAAGACCTGGGTGATGACCATCGCCCACCGGCGCGCCGTGGACGCCGTACGGCGCAACGAGTCGCAGAAGCGCCAGGACGTGAGGTCGATGCCCGACGAGGTCAGCCACGACGAGCCGGCGGACACGCTGATCGCGGCCGAGGAGCACGGCGCGGTGCGGGAGTGCATGGAGACCCTCACCGACCTGCAGCTCGAGTCGGTGCGGCTGGCCTACTTCAACGGCTACACCTACAGCGAGGTGGCGAGTCTCCTGGACAAGCCGCTGCCCACCATCAAGACGAGAATGAGGGACGGACTGATCCGTCTCCGAGACTGCCTGGAGGGGCAACGATGA
- a CDS encoding phytoene desaturase family protein, whose protein sequence is MSTDTLQSYDVVIVGGGHNGLVAATYLAQADLSVLVLERLDTTGGAAVSASPFAGLPARLSRYSYLVSVMPDRIISDLGLDLDLRSRTVASYTPVHRDGTHSGLFVERTEGTATAESFRKLTGSDQEYDAWRAFYGEVREFTEALAPTLLEPLRTAREARALVDGRTWDHLVEEPLGRVIEDRFADDTVRGVVATDALIGTFADMNAESLVQNRCFLYHLIGNGSGEWRVPVGGMGAVTDSLAAAARKAGATIVTGAGVSGIESDGTRASVTWHDGESSRTTSCEWVLSNVAPWVLQLLLGQDAGERPEGSQLKINLLLDRLPRLKSGETPSNAFAGTFHVAEDYSELQQAYAEAEAGGLPTRQPGELYCHSLTDPSILGPLAARGMHTLTYFGVHTPARAFAGDVAGRRDVAVQRALDAIDEVLEEPLESLLAVDRDGRPCLEAKAPQDIDEALAMPGGHIFHGDLAWPWAPNRARLDSPAQRWGVATDLPNVLLCGSGARRGGAVSGLGGHNAAQAVLDSLRDR, encoded by the coding sequence ATGAGCACCGACACCCTGCAGTCCTACGACGTCGTGATCGTCGGCGGCGGCCACAACGGCCTCGTCGCCGCGACGTACCTCGCCCAGGCGGACCTGTCGGTGCTCGTCCTCGAGCGGCTCGACACCACCGGCGGGGCCGCCGTCAGCGCCAGCCCGTTCGCCGGCCTGCCGGCGCGGCTCTCGCGCTACTCCTACCTCGTCAGCGTGATGCCGGACCGGATCATCTCCGACCTGGGGCTCGACCTCGACCTGCGCTCGCGGACGGTGGCCTCCTACACCCCGGTGCACCGCGACGGCACCCACTCGGGACTGTTCGTCGAGCGCACCGAGGGCACCGCCACCGCCGAGTCCTTCCGGAAGCTGACCGGCTCCGACCAGGAGTACGACGCCTGGCGGGCGTTCTACGGCGAGGTCCGCGAGTTCACCGAGGCGCTCGCGCCCACGCTGCTGGAGCCGCTGCGCACCGCGCGGGAGGCCCGGGCGCTCGTGGACGGACGGACGTGGGACCACCTGGTCGAGGAGCCGCTGGGCCGGGTCATCGAGGACCGCTTCGCCGACGACACCGTGCGCGGGGTGGTCGCCACCGACGCGCTCATCGGCACCTTCGCCGACATGAACGCCGAGTCCCTGGTGCAGAACCGCTGCTTCCTCTACCACCTGATCGGCAACGGCTCGGGCGAGTGGCGGGTGCCGGTCGGCGGCATGGGCGCGGTCACCGACTCGCTCGCGGCGGCCGCCCGCAAGGCCGGGGCGACGATCGTCACCGGCGCCGGCGTGAGCGGCATCGAGTCGGACGGCACCCGCGCGAGCGTGACCTGGCACGACGGCGAGTCGTCGCGGACCACCTCCTGCGAGTGGGTGCTGTCCAACGTGGCCCCGTGGGTGCTGCAGCTGCTGCTCGGCCAGGACGCCGGCGAGCGGCCCGAGGGCTCGCAGCTCAAGATCAACCTGCTGCTCGACCGGCTGCCCCGGCTGAAGTCCGGCGAGACGCCGTCGAACGCGTTCGCCGGGACGTTCCACGTCGCCGAGGACTACAGCGAGCTGCAGCAGGCCTACGCGGAGGCCGAGGCGGGCGGACTGCCCACCCGGCAGCCCGGCGAGCTCTACTGCCACTCCCTGACCGACCCCTCGATCCTCGGGCCGCTGGCCGCCCGGGGGATGCACACGCTGACCTACTTCGGGGTGCACACGCCCGCGCGGGCGTTCGCCGGCGACGTCGCCGGCCGCCGCGACGTGGCCGTGCAGCGGGCCCTCGACGCCATCGACGAGGTCCTCGAGGAGCCGCTGGAGTCACTGCTCGCGGTGGACCGCGACGGACGGCCGTGCCTCGAGGCGAAGGCGCCCCAGGACATCGACGAGGCGCTCGCGATGCCGGGCGGGCACATCTTCCACGGCGACCTGGCGTGGCCGTGGGCCCCGAACCGGGCCCGCCTGGACTCCCCCGCCCAGCGGTGGGGCGTGGCCACCGACCTGCCGAACGTGCTGCTCTGCGGCTCCGGCGCACGCCGGGGTGGTGCGGTCAGCGGGCTCGGCGGTCACAACGCGGCACAGGCCGTGCTGGACTCGCTCCGGGACCGCTGA
- a CDS encoding pirin family protein: protein MPAVTVEDLTVLPRLHAPGLGDTVRPVQGVTTAPRGFEGEGFPVRRAFAGVDLSLLDPFVHMDQMGEVEYAPGEPKGTPWHPHRGFETVTYMIDGVMDHQDSQGGGGSITNGDTQWMTAGSGMLHIETPPEWLVASGGLFHGVQLWVNLPRDQKWATPRYQDLRSSQLGLVTTADAGALARIIAGDVAGHTGPGSTHTPMAMVHGSLAPGARLDLPWNPEFNALVYVLAGTGTVGLERTPVQAGQLAVLGAGDFVSVSAADRQDGRTPTMEVLVLGGRPIREPVAWGGPFVMNTKAEVLQAFEDFQKGRMGQVPVVHGLSNDVTEG from the coding sequence ATGCCCGCCGTCACCGTCGAAGATCTGACCGTCCTGCCCCGCCTGCACGCACCCGGGCTCGGCGACACCGTCCGGCCCGTGCAGGGCGTGACGACCGCCCCGCGCGGCTTCGAGGGGGAGGGCTTCCCGGTCCGCCGGGCCTTCGCCGGCGTCGACCTCAGCCTGCTCGACCCGTTCGTGCACATGGACCAGATGGGCGAGGTGGAGTACGCCCCGGGCGAGCCCAAGGGCACCCCGTGGCACCCGCACCGCGGCTTCGAGACCGTCACCTACATGATCGACGGCGTCATGGACCACCAGGACAGCCAGGGTGGCGGCGGCTCGATCACCAACGGCGACACCCAGTGGATGACCGCCGGCTCGGGGATGCTGCACATCGAGACGCCCCCGGAGTGGCTGGTCGCCTCCGGCGGCCTGTTCCATGGCGTGCAGCTGTGGGTGAACCTGCCGCGCGACCAGAAGTGGGCGACCCCGCGCTACCAGGACCTCCGCTCCAGCCAGCTCGGTCTCGTGACCACCGCGGACGCCGGCGCGCTCGCCCGGATCATCGCCGGCGACGTGGCCGGGCACACCGGCCCGGGCTCCACGCACACCCCGATGGCGATGGTGCACGGATCGCTGGCGCCCGGTGCCCGGCTCGACCTGCCCTGGAACCCGGAGTTCAACGCCCTGGTCTACGTGCTGGCCGGCACCGGCACCGTCGGGCTCGAGCGCACCCCGGTGCAGGCGGGCCAGCTCGCCGTGCTCGGCGCCGGCGACTTCGTCTCGGTGAGCGCCGCGGACCGGCAGGACGGCCGCACCCCCACGATGGAGGTGCTGGTGCTCGGCGGCCGCCCGATCCGGGAGCCGGTCGCCTGGGGCGGCCCGTTCGTGATGAACACCAAGGCCGAGGTGCTGCAGGCGTTCGAGGACTTCCAGAAGGGCCGGATGGGCCAGGTGCCCGTCGTGCACGGCCTCTCCAACGACGTCACCGAGGGCTGA